ACCACTGCCCCTGCTCATATTCACTTGCTGTACAGTATTTTGActgctttctgtttctctttttaaccCCACAGTTGAGCATTCTATTTTTAATGTTCTATACAGTCAAACTTTGCTTTGATTTacacatatttaccattttgtTTACTCACATTTCTCCTAGCATCTTAGGCCTTCCTTCAGTAATCAGAGTATCATGTGGCAAAGGTCTTCTAGTGATAAACTTTCAGTTTATGTTtggctgaaactttatttcatccttattcttaaaagacagttttactgGGTATAAAACTTAGCttgattgttatttctcttaatatttataaatagagTCTTCCACAGTCTTCTAGCTTCCATTGTTACTGTTGAAAAGCTGGTGGCCCGATTGTTATTCCTTTTAGGTCACCTctggttctgtgtgtgtgtgtgtgtgttttgctatGAAGTGTTCTTCATTGTGTTTCCTGAAATCAAGGATTTCAGAAATCAAGAACTTTCATCAGTTCTATAAAAATTTCAACCATGATCTCTGATTCTTTCCTTTCCATCATTTATCTCTTTCTAGTTTCTCCTTTTAGAACTCCTATTAGATGTGTTTTGGATGTTATCCCATCCTCTGTATCTCATAACTTCTTTTGTGTATTTCATTCCATTTGTTTCCTTGTGCTGTTTTATGGATAATTTCCTGTCTGTCTTCCAGTTCGTTAATTTTCTCTCTACTTATCTATAATCTTGTATTTAACCCTTCTATTGAGGTATTTTTAGTATCATTATCAACTCAGagattttattatatttgataTGTTTTAATCCATTACAGATAGTATTCTTTTTTtgagttttattaaaaaaaattttattgtggtataaaatatacatgatgtataatttaccattttaaccatttttaagtgtacagttcactgGCATGAGTACATTCGCAATGTTGTgtaaccattaccactatctatttctagaattttttcatcaccctaaacagaaactctgtacccattaagcaataactccccgtTCCCTTCTCCCCGCAACCTCTGGTAACCTTTAGTCTACATGCTGTCTCTGTGATTtagcctattctagatatttcattatCTATTGCATTTTTAATCTGGATGATTATATGTATTATTTCTGTTTCTACTTTATTCCTCTTCAAATAtgcattgtctttttttaaaacagagtaAGATCTTTCCttacttgtgggttttttttttgtttttttgtttttgtaaatttttattgtggtaacatatacagtctaacattttccttttaaccactttcaggtacacaattcagtagtgttactcacattcacaatattgtgctaccatcaccatcatccattaccaaaactttgcagtaatcccaaacagaaactctgtgaaCATTAAGCATTCCTTACCTCCTGCCCTGTaatcctctttctgtctctatgaatttgcatattctaataatttcatataagtaagatcatacaataattgtccttttgtgtctgacttgtttcactcagcatgtctTCAGGGTGCATTCGTGTTGTAgtatgtgtcagaacttcattccattttatggctgaataatattccattgtatggatatagctcattttgtttatcctttcatctgttgatggacacttgggttgtctccaccttttggctattgtgaataatgctgctatgaacataggtgtacaaatattcctgctttcaattctttgggatatatatctagaagtgggatttggtaTTGTAATTCTTTACTTACccttctgaggaaccgccaaactgtcttccacagcggctgcaccattttacattcccaccaacaatgtccAAGAGTTACTATTTCTCTATATCTTCATCAACACTTTCTTTAAATAATAGACATTCTgatggtgtgaggtggtatctcattgtggttttgatttgtgtttccccaGTGGCTAATgaggagcatcttttcatgtgcttattggccatttgtatatcattttttggagaaatgtctattcaagtcatctgcctgttttttaattgggtcatttgtctttttgttgttgaggtgtAGGaatctttatacattctggatattaaacccttatcaggtatatgatttccaaatagtcttgtgtttttaattttcctgttttatttccttaatcatattaaacatacttattttgtattctgtatatgataattccaatatctgaaGTATTAGCAGGTATGTTTCTGTTGTTTGATGCGTCTGCAGATTCCTACTCATGAAAGCTTATTTCCTTatgtgttttgtgatttttgatTCTGTCCTTATGTTTGTTAGAACTCTTATCTGTGGGGATTCTTTGAGGACTGGGATAAGGGTATATTCTTCCAGGGAGGATATGTGTTTCTGTCTGCCAAACACCTGGAGACCCTACAGATGGATCcattttatttagaattcttATCTTGCAGCTTTGGGGAGCAGGATCCAAACCCACATGAGGACCTGCCAATGACCATAGGTTTTTAGAGgaaccttttattatttttttaatttcaccagTGCCAACACTAAGCCAGTTTACTTTCTTCCTGACTTATACCATCAGATACCTTGCTTTGTCCCATTGTTTCTTTATTGCCAAAtgacttttctccttttttggaaAAAGCTGTAGTTGTGTAAGGCCCAGTTAAAAACTGTGCATCTTCTGACCCTTCTCCAAGTCATCTCTTGCAGAATTAACTGGTTCCTCCACATTCGTAGGCACCTGCAACCTGGGTGGGTGTGTTCAGACCTCACAGTAGACACTGCTTCTCAGAAGTTCAGAGCTGTGTCATTTAGTTCTGAAACCCCAGTGTCAGTCTGGGCAAAGAAGTTGcttaatagatatttattgattgaaCAGAATTTATGGCAAAATCAATACTTCTCTTCTTCTtgaatagtaataaaaaaaaaaaaaatcacaatcagTAACCACCCTGTGATTTTGGAAAAGTCCAGTTCTCCTCAGTGTCCTTCACTGTAAAATGAAGGGACACTTCTGAGGACTCTACTTGCTTTAAGATACTGAGATTCATTGTAACCTGTATGGCTGTTAGCCCCAATACCGTGGGTCAGCTCACAAATGGAATCAAGGAATGGGAGGGTCACGGAGAGAAAGAAGGGGGTTCTGAGGTAAACAGCATGAGTTGACAGAGAGGAAGGAGATGCGTTAGTTTGAAgcttgttatgtaccccagaagaggccatgctcattcttttaatcctttcctgtgggtgtagtcctttttattgtgggtgggacctttaggttaggttatttcaattgaggtgtAACCTAGcctgttcaaggtgggtcttaatccttttactagtgtcctttatgagaggataagagCCCAGAGAACctcccagagaagcagagagatggatttaagagatgctcagagagaaaagccccagagaagctgagagaggacccacagaagctcagagagaaagccactggatccgggagctgaaagcaacgaacgtcaggagcgaaggaccagcagacgctggccgtGTGCCTTtctatgtgacagaggtgtcctggatgccagcaaccTGTCTCCAGAGTCTAGGGAtaatcctgctgatgccttgagttggacattttcaaggcctaagaactgtaaattgtaagttaataaatccccattgtaaaagccaacccatttctggtatattgcattccagcagctttagcaaactgaaacagaagatAACTCAAagataaattaatattaaataaagatggtattttaaaatttatggcaTTGAGACAACTAGGTggctatgtaaaaaaaaaatgaacatcttATAGCAAAATAAATTTCAGGTGGATTAAAGATGGTCAAAATAGAAAATGAACTCAGGAAAATACTTCTTAAAATAAGGCCCAAAATCcagaagccataaaagaaaagattaatagaTTTGACCTCACAAAAGTACAAAATTTCTGCATGGCAAAATTGTCATAAACAAAGTCTAACAAGTTTCTTTCCCATTTGTCAAAAGTGAGAAAACATTTTTGCAACATATGTCACAGATAGAGCTAATTTTCTTAATATCAAAAGAACTCTTATAGATCAATAAGAAAGAGACCATCACCCCAGTTTCTGAAATGTCCTAAGGACATGGACAGTTCACAGTAAAGGAAATCCAAGTGGTTCTTAACCACCAGCAAAAGTGTTGAGCCCactaatcagggaaatgcaagctAACTCTACAtgagggaggtggtggtgggaacAGGCACACGCTCATAATTGTTGACAgcagtgtaaattggtacaacctttATGGAAAGAATTTTGTCAatagttattaaaattaaaagtgtacaagcaattccacttctgggaatttaCATATGTGAAATTGTgaaatgatgtattttttttaagatcattGCATCATTGGTTGTAaaatagaagagggaaaaaaaacatggaaataacctaaatgtccttcagtaGAGAACTGGTAAATTATCCTACAACATTACAGTGCAATACTgtgcagctgtaaaaaagaatgtgGACACTCTCTGTGTACCCATTTGGAACAGTTAAGGTGTTTTCTTAAGTGAGAAAGTAAGGGGCAGAATGCCTGGCCGTGTAGTAGCCCTAGGAGGGTTCCTAGCCGTTCACAGTGGCTTCCCACAGCGGGGACTGATTTCTCACTGTGTACCTGCATGtacattttgaattttgtaccTTGGGCATATACTacctaatgaaaaatattttttaaagaaggtaaaaaggaagttgggatggaaggaagggaagaaggaccTGCTCACCTCTGCTCTGCATTTTCACGTAGGCTACTCCCCCTAGCAACCCTGTGCTAGAGTCATTGTGGTTTCCATTTTTAGAGAccaagaaactgaggctctggagTCTCAAAAGACTTGTTTGAGATCATGGAGAGAACTAGCCTCGGAACCTGGCTTTGAACCCAGAGCCATTAGGTTCATCTCTGTAGATCAatgttttggtttctttctttctttgttttttatttttttattcttttaaactgACATCTCCATCAGTCAAGGACAGTTTTGTCTGCCAGTTGGTGGTCACTTCCATATCCGATGGCCCAGGCCACCCCTCCCAAGGGAGTAAGGTAGAGTTCCCTGGCTCTGGAGTGCCTCTGGGGGTAAAGCAAGCCCAGAACCCAGCCAGCCACCGCAGACACAATGAGGAGGTTTGGGGATGGGCTTTTCCAACCTACCTTTGAAGTTCCTAGCTTTTATCAGAGTGTCTGAACCTTAACATTATTTGGAGGGTGCTTTcatttctgtctgtgaactcacTGGCCTCTGGTAGGTCCCAGCTGCTGCCAGGTGCCCAGGGAGCACTTCCTGGTGCCCTAAGCAGATGTCTTCTCTTTGTTTTATGGTGGGGAAATTTTTAGAGCCAAAGCCACTTTGTActtggaagattctggaagaatgaccttttttcccctttcctatttttctatcCAGAAGTGCAAGTGGGCGGTGTCTCTTTAATTTAAGGGAGGGTTgcttttgtaattctttttagtttctttatttgtttcaCAGAAACACTGGTGCTGTGTTTCAAGGCCCAGGGTATTGACTGCTTCCTTTTTGCTGAAGATCAATGCTGTATGGAGAACAAAGCTAAAGGTGCTGGCCATATGTAATACAAAGCTGCAATTTATAGGATACGGCTTCCCTCAGGGGAAGAATTTGATGTCTTTAGGAGATACAAAATCATCCAGCACCACCCATCCTCGTGTGTGGTGccatatttattttctaagttgAAGTCATCATTTCTTAAGAAAGAGGCAGGGTCCTTTCGAGCTGAGAAATGCTCAGGAGGAAGGACGTTTTCAGGCATGTCCACCCCTGTCACTGTGCTACTTGGCGTCTTTATGAGAGATGTAACCTACTGAACTGCTCTGCCCGTTTTTCCCCCACTAGTTGGCCCGTGGCCTTAGAAGTGCCTTGAACACCCTAGTGCTGTTTCTGCCTACATAAAATTTGTGCCCAACAGTGCCCAGTTATTTGCTAAATGCATGAATGGATAGGAGGCATCCAATAAACATTTCCcaaatggatgaattttgatATGTGAGATAGATTTTAAAGCCTTTGGTTTTTGATCCTAAGGAAGACTGGAGAAATTTAGCTGTCTCCCCATTGCTCCTCAGGTTTTCCTAACACTTAAATAATTAATTCCATGGCCTGTGGAATTTTTCCTTCCTTGGACTCTGGGGCATCTCTCTTGTGTTCTTACGCAAAGGCCTACTTCTTCAAATGGTACACGTTATACACATTAAGTACCATGAAcgcccttccctagcattccactCCATTATCTTCTTGTGTTCTATCTCATTATCCCCCCCAAAAAACTTCTTTATACtgtcagctttctttttttttgttgtttgtttgtttgtttgcagatagtatttttattgttaaaaatacaaaatttgggCCATTAAAAACTCAGGTAATAAAGCTCTAGGCTTGAGCctgtatttccacagtctctaaGGAGAAGCAAATTTGCCTATGAAGAGTATGTCATCTACGGattttttccaaatatagaaAAGGAAGGGATGGTCGGCACAGAAAGTTTCCTCCTGCACCAACATACAGAAGGTGGCAATGCCCGCCGTGGCGGCTGCTGCCTCTGTGCCCTCTTCCGTCACTTCCACAAAGGACTTGTGGACAATTTTTGACATAATAATATCTCTGGATCCTGACATGCCAGAAAGATCAGCCTTGCTATTAAAGAGATCCTGGCGGGCCAGGGGGGAGTTGAGGTTGTAGCTCTCTTCCAGCTTGAACTTGGGCAAGTAGACATTGATGTCAACTACATCCAGATTCTCAGGTTTGGtccattctttcaatttttccacAGTCAGTTGTTTCTCAATCTTTTTCAGACTCATGGAATCGTCTTCAGTGTCATCTGGCAACAGAATAACCATACTGAGCTCCTTGCCCTCATAAGGCAGTTCTAACACACGGCACTTAAGTTCCTCGATGTAGCCATATGGAAATTTATTCTTCTGATACatcattttcactatttttgtgtctttcttaTTCAACCTGAATGGTGTATCGGTTGTGGCCTCTTTCAAGAATTGCTCCTCCCAGTTTCCTTTGAAATAGATGGCATTCACCAGCACAAGTTTACTCATGCTGTCAACCACACCTGAGGCCAACAGTTCTggaattttcccttctgtctgccctttgacccactggtttatttccttccttgcaTTTTCAGAGTCATGCTGAAAATCCACGCTAGCCAAGTCAGCCCCATACATTTTCTGAGTTGAAGCCAAGAACTCAGGCAGGAAATTATACGTTTTCTCGCCATATAATCGATTAGCAAGTTTCAGAATATAAGAGGCTCCCCATTTGTTGATATCAGCATTCAGGCTCTGAAATCTTGAATGGATATCCTCCACTGTATCAAAATGTAAAGTATTTGAGAGCTGGGCCGCGGTGTTGCCTCTGGCCCCCAGAAAGGTCATGGCCAGGGCTGAGGAAATGCTGAAGGAGAAGAAGATGTTCCCGGACAGGTTGTCTGCGCTCAAGGCAAGGAACAGGTCTATGGCAAACTGGTTGATGGCTGTGCTTAGCTGCTCCATGACGAAGGGTTTCCTACAACGGTGCGCAACAAGCTGGATCTGCCTCAGCTGAGTTCTTTTGCTTCGATTAAAGAGCTTGTCAGAATTTCTCTTCCAAACCCCTATTTTGGGGTTATTATATGTTGGTTGTAAAAATTCATTCCCAGTGGCCATCTAGATGAACAAACTTCAGCTCAGGAactggttttttggttttgttttttttttttttttccttttctctcccctttGAATTCACTGTCTAAAGATGGCCATTGTCATGTCTTTAAACGAGGACAAGGATGATAAGGCTTTTGCTTTGCCTTTTAGCACCTCGGTCCCTCTGCTGGCTTCTCATCCCCCAGCTCCAGCAACAGTTGCTCAAAAGGCCTGTACAGAAGAGTTGGGGCCTGAGTTTTCAATGGATATTTCTGGTGGATTTGGCTCCCACCCTTCCCATACTTGCTAGGGATTTTTGgaggattttatttcttctttaccgGAAACCACCTCTTAGTCCTTGAAAATATTCCTGGGTGGCTTTAAGCTGTCTCTGTCCAGTTCTTTTAAAACTCCAGATTTGAATGTCCAACAAATGAACAGTGTCTTGAATCTtactatatttatttgttttttagaaaatagcttttattgatttttttttccgtGTTACAAAGTGATTCACGATTATTGCAGAGAATTTAGGGACTATAAACAGGCAAAAAGaaggagataaaaaataaaaaccacctgTTTCACCAATATTTTAGTGTATTCTCTTTCAGCATACAttcttttaagtttaaaaagtgaGATCTTACTGTATACACCATCTTGTTTGTTCCTTCTGCCGCCGCTCCCTCTCCCCGTAACAATTTGTTATTAAAATTTCCATTGGGTTAAATATTCTTCTCCAAGTCATTCCAAGTATTCTTCTGAACAGATGGGTCATAATTTTTTTAAGCAGCCTCCTCTACTCAGCttgtttgctctttttctctcttataaAGAATGCTGTAGTGAACATCTTGGGTATTTTTGCACATGGCGGTGATTATTTCCTTGGGATGCATTTCTAGAAAAGACTCACTGGGCCAAGGACATCTTCTAAAAGCTTGTGATTTAGATGGTTAAGTTGCCCTCCAGAAGTATGGCATAGTATTTTGATTTCAGCTGAAAGCTGAAAACTGAGTCTTATTCTTTTAGAACATTGTTGTATACTTTTAAGACATCTGTTTCCAAATGTTTCACACATCTTCCTTAAGAGTAAATGGCCAGGAGTAGCAGCATTGCTGGGGCCGGTGTGGAGCTGTTCCTAGCGGCGTTGTTTCCTGAGCAGCGGCAGTTCTCACTACAGCGCCAGGACGAGTCCGGTTCGTGTTCGTCCGCGGAGATCTCTCTCATCTCGCTCGGCTGCGGGAAACCGGGCTGAAGCGACTGAGTCCGCgatggagagagaaaaggaacaaTTCCGTAAACTCTTTATTGGTGGCCTAAGTTTTGAAACCACAGAAGAAAGTTTGAGGAACTACTATGAGCAATGGGGGAAACTTACAGACTGTGTGGTGATGAGAGATCCTGCAAGTAAACGATCAAGAGGATTTGGTTTTGTAACTTTTTCTTCAATGGCTGAGGTTGATGCTGCAATGGCTGCAAGACCTCATTCAATTGATGGGAGAGTGGTTGAGGCAAAACGCGCTGTAGCAAGAGAGGAATGTGGAAAACCGGGGGCTCATGTAACTGTGAAGAAGTTGTTTGTTGGTGGAATTAAAGAAGATACTGAGGAACATCACCTTAGAGATTACTTCGAGGAATATGGAAAAATTGATACCATTGAGATAATTACTGATAGGCAGTCTGGAAAGAAAAGAGGCTTTGGCTTTGTTACTTTTGATGACCACGATCCTGTTGATATAATTGTATTGCAGAAGTACCATACCATCAATGGTCATAATGCTGAAGTGAGAAAGGCTTTGTCTCGACAAGAAATGCGGGAAGTCCAAAGTTCTAGGAGTGGAAGAGGAGGGAACTTTGGATTTGGAGATTCACGTGGTGGCGGTGGAAATTTTGGACCAGGACCAGGAAGTAACTTTAGAGGAGGATCTGATGGATATGGAAGTGGCCGTGGATTTGGAGATGGTTATAATGGGTATGGAGGAGGACCTGGAGGAAATTATGGAAGTGGAAATTacaatgattttggaaattataaCCAGCAACCTTCTAACTATGGTCCAATGAAGAGTGGAAACTTTGGTGGTAGCAGGAACATGGGGGGACCATATGGTGGAGGAAACTATGGTCCAGGAGGCAGTGGAGGAAGTGGGGGTTATGGACGGAGGAGCCGATATTAAGCTTCTTCCTATTTGCCATGGGCTTCACTGTATAAATAGGAGAGGATGAGAGCCCAGAGGTAACAGAACAGCTTCAGGTTATTGAAATAACAATGTTAAGGAAACTTATCTCAGTCATGCATAAATATGCAGTGATATGGCAGAAGACACCAGAGCAGATGCAGAGAGCCATTTTGTGAATGGATTGGATTATTTAATAACATTACCTTACTGTGGAGGAAGgattgtataaaaaaaaaaaatgcctttg
The Choloepus didactylus isolate mChoDid1 chromosome 4, mChoDid1.pri, whole genome shotgun sequence DNA segment above includes these coding regions:
- the LOC119531619 gene encoding leukocyte elastase inhibitor-like, whose translation is MEQLSTAINQFAIDLFLALSADNLSGNIFFSFSISSALAMTFLGARGNTAAQLSNTLHFDTVEDIHSRFQSLNADINKWGASYILKLANRLYGEKTYNFLPEFLASTQKMYGADLASVDFQHDSENARKEINQWVKGQTEGKIPELLASGVVDSMSKLVLVNAIYFKGNWEEQFLKEATTDTPFRLNKKDTKIVKMMYQKNKFPYGYIEELKCRVLELPYEGKELSMVILLPDDTEDDSMSLKKIEKQLTVEKLKEWTKPENLDVVDINVYLPKFKLEESYNLNSPLARQDLFNSKADLSGMSGSRDIIMSKIVHKSFVEVTEEGTEAAAATAGIATFCMLVQEETFCADHPFLFYIWKKSVDDILFIGKFASP
- the LOC119531620 gene encoding heterogeneous nuclear ribonucleoproteins A2/B1-like gives rise to the protein MEREKEQFRKLFIGGLSFETTEESLRNYYEQWGKLTDCVVMRDPASKRSRGFGFVTFSSMAEVDAAMAARPHSIDGRVVEAKRAVAREECGKPGAHVTVKKLFVGGIKEDTEEHHLRDYFEEYGKIDTIEIITDRQSGKKRGFGFVTFDDHDPVDIIVLQKYHTINGHNAEVRKALSRQEMREVQSSRSGRGGNFGFGDSRGGGGNFGPGPGSNFRGGSDGYGSGRGFGDGYNGYGGGPGGNYGSGNYNDFGNYNQQPSNYGPMKSGNFGGSRNMGGPYGGGNYGPGGSGGSGGYGRRSRY